The nucleotide sequence TGCAATCACAGAAGACGAGCACCTAGGTGGGACAATGACACAGGCCTTAGGGAGACCGGATCTCAAAAGTTGTTTCCCTTGGTAGCGTTTTGTCCAGCATCCAGCAGATGTGTGTGTGCTAGATAAGAGTCACTGGGCCTGGTCCCTTGTGGATGGACCTCCTCTCAACTCCTCCTAACTGGGAAAGGAGTTGGTCAAGACTTTTTGGGTCAGCAAATCAGTTTTGACCAGCCTGGAGgccccattctttctctctcccctgcttgaTAGGCCCCATATACACATTTCCCTGAGGCAGGAACCCCTCATTCTGGGAATCCACCCACCCTCTGAAGAGCTGTCCATTTGACTCCCAACTTCCTGTCTCCTGGCAGCAATCTCTAGGAACCCCTCTCCTGTGCACCTGCTCCCCCTCCCAGTTTAAAAACTCCAGTGGCTAGCACCCCCTTGGATCTGCTCAGAAATGCAAGGCCAAGTATGCAATCACCCTACTGGTGATGAGCCATGTAGAGAATggctggcccccagccccaggcccacaCTGGTCAGGGCCTCTTCCCAAGCACTGGCTCCAACTCCAACTCACCTCCCTCAGAGGTTACAGAAGTAACAGCCAGACAGGCCAAGACCAAGGCTGCTCTGGACATGGTCCCCATCCTGGGGCAAAGACTTGTCAGTGGCACCCAGCAGGTGGGTCTTCTCAGGCAGATCTGGATTTGAAGGGCTgggctgctgggagcctgcttctctggtTGCTGTTACGGCTGTTGTGAACCTCAGGACTGGTTCCTTCTTTTATATGGCTATCTGGGGATAACTCCCTCCCTCCTATTTCCTGCCATGACTCAGTCCCAGCTGCTCCTCCTCTGGTGGCCACTCCTCCCAAATTCACCCTGAGGTCTCCTAAGAGGACTGAGGAGAACAAGGCTGAGAAGAGGAAAGCGTTCTTATGATTCCCAGAGAAATGGATTCTGAGATTCATGGAGTAAGAGATGTtgagacctggggcacctgggtggctcagtcagttaagcgcctgcttttggctcaggtcatgatctcagggtcctgagatagagccccacgttgggttccttgctcggtggggagcctgcttctccctctgaccctcctgcctgcttgtgctcgctctctctctcaaacaaataaacactatcttaaaaaaaagagagagatgttgAGACCTTATTTTATGCCTCGGTTCCTCTGTCTTCATGCTGCCTACTGTGGAGCAGTACAGCCTGCTGAATTGGGGTTGGGAAAATAGGGAACTAAAGAGTCCAGGATGGAGGACAGGACAGCTACCCCAGAAGCTCCTCTACCAGTGAGAGGCCAGGGCTGTCCCCTTTCTGTTTCCCCAGTGCCCCGGGACAAATGAGATGGAGACAGAGTCCAACTCCCTTTTATTCCCCACTCAGGAGTCAGAGATGAAGATGAAGACACATACCCAAGAGCTTCAAGTTTATTCTTTATACTTTCACGCTCCTCACATCCAAACAGCTGCAGCTTCCCCCAGATCAAGTATCTTTCCAGGAGAGCAAACTTGAGCCTCCACATGAATTCTGATGGGTCTGGGGGCCTCCAGACTCTGGCAGTTAGGTCAAGGTCTCCCACGTGAAGGGAAGCCAGCAGCTCCTGCCACATCTGTACACAAAAGCTCAGAACACTGCCTCAGCATCTGCGACCCTGGTGTTCTGGAGTTCCAGCAGCCGCTGCACAGCTTCAGTCAAGTCCTGCTCCCCGAGCTGGCGGTTATCTCGAGTCCGAATGTTCACtgttctctcactctgctctttcTGGCCAACCACTGCAGGAAGAGGGGAGGTTTGCGACTGTCAGGGCACATTTACCCACATGGGATAGGCAAAAATTCAAGAGACCTCAATCTTTAGAAAGGGTGGGAGCACAGCCCAGATATAGTTCAGGAAAAGGGTATATTTAGCTGCCTCTTGCTCTCCAGTTCCCCTGATCATCCTGATGAGATAAGGAAATGTTCCAGACATAGCCTCCATGCCTTACCACTTCCAGTCAGGAGCCTAGGGGTCGGAGATAGTAGggtcagccagagagagagaaacagaccaaGAAGCAGACCCAGACAgaaactgtgtatgtgtgttggggggggggcattaaAGAGAGGGGAGGGTGACAGGCGTACAAGACTCATAGGCAAGCCCAGGGGGTCATGGGGCAACTTGCTCTAAGTGCCATTGGGCGAGTTAGTGTATAAAACAAGTAAGCTGAGTGATCTGATAAGAGGAGTTTCTGCTCCTTGTCTTTAAGACAGAGCTCTgagtggagaaataaaaaaaggaacaaggtgGCCTGACTCTTCTCCTTAAGTTCTTTCTCATCATCCCTTAGGGCTGACTCCATCTGGGTCTAGAATAAACAAAGCTAACTACGTAACACCTTATtagtccttcctttccctttctctctaatGCTCCTTTGGTTAATTAATCTAACAGACACCAACAGCTTGGAGGAGGGTCAGAAGACAACTGTtttcctgaaaccataaaattcctagaagaaaacataagtgaTAATATCTTGGACATTGGCTTTAGCAACGTTATTGTGGATGTCTTCCcaggcaggggaaacaaaagcaaaaataaattactgggaccacatcaaactaaaaagcttttgcacagcaaaggaactgTCAACACACTGGAAAGGCAACCTAtcgaatggaagaagatattcacaaacactatatctgataaggggttaatatacagaacatataaagaactgatacaactcaacaccaaaaaacaaaacaaaacaaaacaaaaaacaaaaaactggagcgcctgggtggctcaatgggttaagcctctgccttcggctcaggtcatgatctcggggtcctggggtcaagccctgcatcgggctctccactcactggggagtctgcttccttctctctctctctgcctgcttctctgcctatgtgtgatctctctgtgtcaaataaataaaatcttaaaaaacaaaacaaaacaccaaaaaaccaccAAATAGTCATACTTGAAACTAGGCAAAAggcctaaatagacattttcccaaagatgacatagagatggccaacaggcacataaaaagatgcttaacaacactaatcgtcagggaaatgcaaaacaaaaccacaatgagatatcatctcacaccagtcagaatggctagtatcaaggagacaagaaataacaagttttggcaaggacGGGGAGAAAAAGGGACCTttgttcactgttggtgggaatgcaagctggtgcagccactgtaagccgctgccttcggctcaggtcatgatctcagggtcctgggatcgagtcctgtgtcgggctctctgctcggcaggggcctgtttccctctctctctgcctgcctatctacttgtgatctctctctgtcaaataaataaataaaaaatcttaaaaaaaaaaatttaaaaaaaaaaattaaaaaaagaaataccgggcgcctgggtggctcagtgggttaggcctctgcctttggcttgggtcatgatctcaggtgtcACTAGTACCAATGCTACACAGTATTTACCACTTCCCCGACTCCTGGccaaaagaaaacactaattcaaaaaaatatatgtacccctacgtttactgtagcattattagCAATAGCCAATATACGGAAGCAACaaaagtgtccatcaacagatacatggataaagatgtgggggggcacacacacacacatatacagacaaCAGATTactcagccccccccccaaaaaaaggggGAATGAGATtgtgtgacaacatagatggacccagaggatactatgctaagtgaagttagtcagagaaagacaaaaaccatatgatttcacttttttttttaaagtaagctttacacccaacttgggacttgaactcacaaccctgagatcaagagtcacatgttctaccaactgagccagccaggtgccccatatgtcATTATCACTATGTCATTATTGTagtaacattgtatggtgacagatggtagctacatttatTATGacaagcactgagtaatgtacagaagtgcccaatcactatgctgtacacctgaaattaatgtaacattgtgtcaactattaatgtaacattgtgtcaactatatgtcaattaaaaattttttcatttaaaaaataagaaattaatgttAGAGTTACAATGCATATAGTTAGAAATAAATggcaaaacatacaaaaattgtAAGGATAAAATTGAGTCCAAAAAGAAATAGTGTATTTGCATCAAAATACAGTGAGCCTTGGGCAACATCCCCAGAGCCAATGTGGTTCACACTGTGCAACCTCAGTCTCAAGGGGAACTTTAGTGGAGATGTCTGAAAATATGGGCCCATCGGGCTACACACAAAACCAGCCCTAGTCTTAAAGGTGCTCACTTTCCACCATACGTTGTAATAATCTAAATCTCACCAAATGTTTTGTCAAGTGTCTatgattttgtactttttttgttctgttgagaATATTATTTTGTACTAGGTGttggtctgccttcagctcaggtcagattccagggtcctgggatggagccccacagcaggctccctgctcagtggagagcctgtttctcctctccctctgcctgctgctctgcccacttgtgctctctatcttgctgtcaaataaataaataaaatattttaaaaagagaaaaagaagaaaaaggaaattattctgAGGGTGAGAACTGGTCATCAGGGGGTGAAGGAACCCAGGGCCCAAAAGGCTCAGGTGTCCTGAATCCAGCTCAGGTAATGAACCCCAATTAACCCAAATAAGCAGATAAGcaaatttaatagaaaagaatAGCATGAGAGGTCGGCAGAGAGTGCAGAGCTCTGAGAGTCTGTGCTGGTCACTCACCGAACTGAAAATTGTAGTGGGCGAGCTGAGCCCGGCGGACTCTCCGGCTGAGGGTCAGTCCTGAATCGGCGTCTAGGTCACAGACCAGACCTGCAGCCTGCAGCCTCTGCTGTAcctggggcagagggacagaggttTGATGCCAGGGACTGAAGGCTAAGAAGCTAGAATAGTCTGATACCAATCTTCCCCATGCCCCAGATCTGTTCCTCCATCCTCTGCCTCAAGGCTCTGTTTCTTGCGGACAACCCCTCTTTGTTCATCTTTGCACTGAGGCCGGTCCCCAGCTCTCCCATAGTTTCTGTCTCCTTCCTACTGGAGCCAAGCCTGCCACCAATTCCCCAACTCTGCCTGCTCTAGCCACAGCATTACCCAATTATCTACTTGACTTTGGTACCGTCCATATCCTTACTTCTCTCTAGAAAGGAAATATGAAACCAACACTTCTCCAGGTCCCTTTTGTGCCAAGTGCTCTACTGTCAGTGTTTAAcatttgttaatttgttaaattttcaggCATCTCCACAGGCAAGGAATTAAGTCTCATTTCTCAGATGTGGAATTTCCAGCATAAAGGTGGGCAGTGGCTCCAAATGCTATTTCCCTTCCACTCTGCTGTGTGACGCCTTCCTACCCACTGATCAGCTCTGGACTCCAGGTAGTCCTGCTTCAGCCCCTGTGCACACTGCCCAGCTTCTCCTCACCTCCCTGGCATATTCCTCTTGCTCGGTTCCCACAGGGATGACCAGCACCTGGAATGGGGACAGCCACAATGGCCtggtggagagagaagaggaaggcaaACTATTTACTCTGGCTCTGACTGCAACTGTGGCTGCGTAGAGTTGATctgagaggaaaacagaagaggcAATCTGAGGAGACCAGGACCTGGAGCATGCACCATCTGCTCTGAGGACCAGAACAGAAATCAGGGGCCAGAGGTCTCACCATTTTCCTCCACAGCTTTCTGCCAGCACTCCCAACATCCTTTCCACAGAACCTAGCACTGCTCGGTGAATGAGGACTGGACGCTCCAGGACTCCCGCCTGCcttggagggaaagaggaagatagATGGAATAGAGGAAGAGTCATAAGATGTGCACCCAAGAGCACCGTCcagttttcaagaaatatttagctCCAGCAAAGGTGTAGAGGATTTGGGTTTCATTTTTAGGGACAAAGATAGAAGGGGAAGTTGCTCTCCACCTATTCTGCTGGTAGCCAAGGGAAAAGGGGACCGGGCAAGGGTCTGTACCCCTTGTACTGGAGGTCAAATCTCAGGGGCAGCTGGAAGTCAAGCTGGATTGTCCCGCACTGATGGGGCCGACCCAAGGCGTCATGGAGGTGCACATCAATCTGGAGGAGACAGATGGGAGGATGTAAGGGCAACCAGAAGCAGGAGCCTCTATTGAATGTGCCCCCCACCTTTTACCGACCCACATGGCAGGCTGTTTTGAGATGTGTCGTTGCTATAACATACTGTACTTCACTCACTGGGCACTCCAGCAGTGGCTCCTTCTACTCAGTAATCGTATGACTTTAAGGGATATCAACATTAACACAAGTGACCCACCCACATCCTGGGCTCTGAATTCCCTGAGCTCATCACCTCCAAGATCTTTATGAGCACTCATGCACAGATACAGCCTTCATCTTGTCACTGCCCCGAATGGTGCGCCTCCAGAACACAACATCACACACCCCGCTCCTCTGATGACCATCCTTGGTCTTCTGGCTCCGACAATTATTCCTATGAATTGCTTTTAAGTTCCTAGGTTCCTTCCCATTCACAGCCCCCACccacctttccttcttttcccatgCAACTGGAACCCCTCTTCCTGGTTCCCTTCTACCACTATTCTCCTGTCCCATGCCCACAGCAAACCCCAGCCTGGTGGCACTCTGGCCTCCCACCATCTTGGCCCTATAACAAACCCCCCGAGCTGCCTAGCATGCCCGATATCACACAGATGCATAAATGGGAACTGATGCCACCATGCTAGTCCCTGTTTTGAACTTTAACGCATTGCTACTGTTAGCAGTCCTTTGCTGCTCTAGTCAGTTTTGTGTCCAGTTCTCAAGGATTTTCaagttttctcctcttcctatCTTCATTGCCCTCACTGAAAACTCTCCTCTGCCCAACTCCCATCTCAGCAAATGATCCTGTCTCCCATCTGACGGGGAAATCAGATAATGATAACATGAGATGGAAAAATGTCTCAACTTCCTGTCACCACATCTACAGACTTCCTTGGATGTACCCCCAActtttcttcctgcctccagaaTGATGCCAAAGGTGGTCTCTCAATCCTACCCCCTCAAACCTCCCCAAGAAATTCCCTCTACTGAAACCCTTCTACAACTTCAACTTCTCCCTGACCCTAACAGGCTCTCCTTCATCAGAGCATTTAAACATTctcaaatttctccttttatcaAAATCTCTTTTGACTACCCATGCCCCTTCGGCtactctccctttttttttttttaaatagattttatttatccatttgagacaaagagagtgagagagagcatgagaggggagtaggtcagagggagaagcagactccccatggagctgggagcccaatgcaggacttgatcccaggaccccaggatcatgacctgagctgaaggcagttgcttaaccaactaagcgacccaggtgccctttcctaTACTTTTTAAGAGCCAAAATTCTCAAAACAgttatgttcattcattcagctcaGAGGAACTGCAACTCCAGCCTCCACTTTACCAAAAATGGTCCTTcaatatccttttttcttttttaaagatcttatttatttgacagagagagcaagagagcacaagcagggtgatgtgcaaagggagagggagaagcaggctccctgctcggcagggagcccgaagtggggctcaatcccaggactctgagatcatgacctgagctgagggcagactcttaaccgactgagccacacactGAGCCCTGGTCCTTCAATATCTAATAGCCTTTTCACCGAATCCAGCAGACACTTTCCggtccttttttccccctaacttcTACTTCTTCCAACTTGCTCAAGTTTTAATCCTgacctcagcctctgcctgcacTGTTCTCGCCTAGAATTCCTCTGTACTTGGCGAACAGTGACCTTTCAGGTTAGAAAGAGAATCCTGCAGAGGCCTTTCCTGACCTTCCTGAGTGACCTGCTCCCTTGGTACCTACACAGGGCAGATTCAGCAGCCCCCAAATGCCTATTTACCTCCCATACCTTTCGCAAGACCACAAGCTTCATGGGGGCAGGAGACGAACTGCTCTTCTTTACATCCTAcacaagtttaaaaatattcctgTCTATTAAATATctaataaagcaaaacaataaatgaatgaataaaactctTAGCAGGGTCCCCAACCTACCTTAGGCCCATAGAATGCTCCATCTCCAGGACTGAGGTCCCAGGGTTCTCCAAATTCTTCCAAGGCCCTCTGAAGGACCTTTATGAGGGAATGAGACAAGAGAGGAATGTGTCATCTTAGACTTTATGAGCAAAGGATCTCTCTAGTCCCCAACATATGACCCACTTAGCACATGTCTCTAAGGAGGACCCTGATTCccatctcccctcctccaccagAGAGTGGTTTATCTGCCTCTTCACCTACTTACCTGCTCAGCCTGGTCCCAAAGGCAAGGCTCTCCAAGGAAGCCAGACGGCCGGGTGGATAGTGCCAGGCGGAAAGAGAAGCCAAGGACAGCATAGACAGAACGGAGGAAATCAAGACAGCCTCGGATCTCTGCTTCAAGCTGGGGGTAGAAAATCGAGTGGGTGAGCTATATGCTACCTAGAGCTCTGGAGtgatggggagtttggggggaaaCACAAGGCATGTATAGGACAGTTAGGGCTATCATGTAACTGAGTTGTAGCATATGAAGAGAGAGACTGGCAGTTGGGAGTGTTGGCAGTTCATGTGGAGAATGGAAAGTGGTTTGGAAATGCTCGGGCGAGTTAGGCAAGGGCCACCTGATCTGGTGCACAGAAGATATGAGCATCATCCTGCTGGAAGCACCGCAGCCGGGTCAGTCCCCCCAAACTGCCGGAGGCCTCGGCCCGGTGTAGGGCCCCGAAGTCGGCCAGTCGCAGGGGCAGCTCTCGCCAGGATCTGGGCCGATGAGCGAACATCAGGCTGAGGATGGGGTATGGAAGGGTCAGGGCCATAGGGAAAAGGACCCCCTGCAGACTGCTCCTCTACCCGATACGCTTATTTTCTCTGTGCCATCAGCTAGCACTCTCTCCAGCCTTAGCATACCCTCCCGCTGAGCCCTGTTCATCCCACCCAGCACAATTTGAGCCCTGCATGGCTGAAAGTACATTCCTTGGGAATAGCAGCAGTGGACTCATTTACTGCACCCCTACTCTGTGACAGGGACTGAGGCAAAAGAGGAACTTTGGACAGCAACCCCAAACCGTTGATGTTACACAAGGAGACTAAGGCTTAGAGAGGTATGGTTTCCTCCAAATCACCTCCCGTTAGCCGGAGGGCAGATTCAAGACTCAAATCAGGTGTCCCAGTGCTCTGCCAAAGCGCTTTCTGTTACTTCATATTGGGCAACCTGGCTgccaccccccagccctgggaggacccaggcctcctggctTCTCGCTCACCAGTGTGCAGGGCAGTTCATGGGCTTGAGGGCAATTGTGTCGGTGGGACGGCTGGCAGAGTGGTCACTCAGGGAGCTTGCGAGCCTGTCAGAGCCTGGGGGCTGCAGGGCAAACATGTCTTTCTGGTAATGTTCCCAGTGTCCTGAAAGCTCCCAGAGTTTCGTAGAAAACAGCATGGGAGTTTTCACTTCTGAGAAGCCACGGCGGGTGTACTCGGCCTGGAGAGGAGGGTACAGACATGGAAGGTCAGTGACTGGGGGAGAGGTGGCAGGCTGGCAGGTATGTGAGTCTCCTGAGAGCTCAAGCCATGCTGATCTCAGCACAATCTGTTAAGTACCATGTTCTCTCTCTACACTCCCACCCTGTGGACCACACAGTCCTAGGACCTTGTTAAAGGACACCAGCACTTTACAATGTTTACGTTTAATCCTCCTCTTTTAACACCTGGCATCTTCTGGGCCTTGATTTCCTCCCTGGTCTTCCTTCCTCTCAATTTGGGTCCCCCTTACCTTGATAAAAGCCACCAGTGCGTTATACACCCTTGTCCCTCGAGGCAGGAAGAAGCAGCTCCCAGGGCTCAGTTCATGGAAGAAGAAGAGCTCCTGTGCCTGTGCAGGAATGGCAGTGTCACTCACAGGACTAAGTGGGGATGAGGGAGCTGCTCAATCTCTTGGATTTATAATCTGCTCCCAACTGCACCATCAGGTTCCTTCACATCCACTCCTCTCCTCCCAATTTCTGTACCTTCCCAATGCGCCGGTGGTCCCGTAACTCCgcttcttccttccattcttcccaGGCCCTCAGCTCctttgctgtggggaaggagatCCCTGACACCCGCTGCAGTGTCTCTGGGGCACCCGAAGACCTCCACAGGGATGAGGAGTTCTATGGGAGGATTAGGGAGTCAGAGAGAAGATGGATTGACTGTAGGTACCTAAGCTCTCCTTGGATGATGCTTATCTGATACTGAGCTTAAGCACCGCAAGTGGCCCGTCTCAGTGCTCAttctgttccccccccccccgcccccaccagcatACAACTATCCCCCAGACCTCCTGTCATGTTTATAGCCTCAGATATGCCCAGACTCCAAATCCCTACTTGTGTCCTGCTCAGGCCTAACTTTAACctgccacttctttttttcccattctcccACAGGCACCGTTATACTTAGgaccccctctcctccccagtgACTGCTCCCCAGAGTAACCTTAAGCTCTGGTCAGATGTCAGTTTATCCGTCCACTTATCAGCCTCCCACACTATGTTCTACTCTTGGTCACGTGAAATTCAAATGCCTCTGCTTGTTCTTTTCTTGAGCCATTTAACAAGAAACAGCCTATGTTTTATAAGCACTTTTAGCTTTTCctcaaatactttctcccatgtTAGCTGACTTTGTCTCTGTGATGTGGATTTACTGGCAGGATAGAAATTTACAACAACCTTATTTTATAGGGGGGGAAGACTGGTAAGGAGAGTTACCCAAGGCCACATACTTCACTGGTGGCAGAGCTAGTTCTCAGCACAAATGGCTAGGTTTTCAGTCCAGCGCTTTGGGCTCTATatacctgcctctccccttgctccctGCTCCTGATTCCAACTAATAAATAACGCTCCTGGCCCAGGAACAGTATTGTCATAAAAGGCATGGCTTTCCCTGACAGTATTCTATCTGTACCCGTCATATGATGTTCTACACACCCTCTCTCCACAGAAGCCTCCCTCATGTGACCCTGTCCAACCTGTTCACACTCCCTGTCCATCTCCCTACCACTGAAGTCCAACTATAGAATGTGAATTGGCTTCGGGACCTGGGCAGGGTGTTTGCAGAAGGTAAGGGGTTTGCAGAAGGTAACGGGTTTGCAGAAGTAGGAACTAAAAATCTTTCTCCTtttggattctctgctcagctaTTAGAGGAGAGAAGGGGCTGAGAGAGATCATCTTCCCATTCCCCTGATCATCCCAGTGAAAACAGGGGTCTCAACCTAACCTTGCCCTCAAAACTGACCGTTAGCAGCTTCAGTCCTCCAATCTGTCCAGTATGCCGAAGGTGGGGACCCCGGCAAAGATCAACCAGCATGCCACACCTGGGAGAAAGAAAAGGCCACTTAGtggtttccaaattcttttttttttttttttttttttaaagattttatttatttattcgacagagagaaatcacaagagaggcaggcagagagagaggaagggaagcaggctctccgctgagcagagagcctgatgtgggactcgatcccaggacgctgagatcatgacctgagctgaaggcagcggcttaacccactgagccacccaggcgcccttggttTCCAAATTCTTGAGCTTCTAGTGTTTTCCATCTCATGGACTTCAacagacagattaaaaaaaaaaaaaatgaagaactgtACTACAAAGAGCAAGAGCAATGGGAGATAAAATTATTATCTGTTCCTATTCCTTTTCTAGAGCAACAGATTACCTTCTACCTTCTTTCCCTCATCTCAATTCTGGCCTTCTTTGATGcatcccacctctccctctccctccattctgACAACTCTCACCCGTATACTGTTGCCGTTGGACCTGTCACTTTCTCCTCAATCAGGTGAAGCTTAAAGGGGTTATCCTGGAAGGAGAATGAGGGTAAGTCTTTATTCCTACACAGATGTCCTGGGAGAGTGCTACCCTTTCCCTcatgtttctttctcttaaatgtgTGCGCCTCCACCCCACCTTGAACAGCTGGCGAAGCTGATCCTGAGACACCTCTAGCCTCCGGAAAGGTTGAGCAGCAGCGGTGAGTTCCCGGCAAATCCGCTCCAAAGCAGGCAGCTCTGAGCCCCGGACTGTCCTGGAAAGATGAGAGAATTGGTTGGCTTGCATCTGCTGAGAAGCATCACCTGGGTGCCAGAACTGTTGGCTAGGGGGTGAAATCCTGCTCTCCAGATAATCTAGAATTATTGGCAAAGGCAGACAGGTATAAATTTTCCTGCAGGAGGAAAAGCTCTATGTATGAAATTAAAAGCTGGATGCAGGCAACGTGGATAGACAAAATTAGAGCAACAGTAATGAAGGAGCTAGTAAAAGTTAATTCATAAAGACTAGAGAAGTTTCAAGCAGAAttagacagaaaaggaaaggcagggaCTTGTGGAGACATGGACTAGTGGAGAAAATGGCACCAATGTCACAGTTGAGGCCTTGAGAGGCCCCTCCCCAAACTTTCTCCTCCAAATTGTACATGCCTGATACCCCAGAAAAAGGGGACAGAAACCACCCCAG is from Meles meles chromosome 1, mMelMel3.1 paternal haplotype, whole genome shotgun sequence and encodes:
- the TARS2 gene encoding threonine--tRNA ligase, mitochondrial isoform X2; protein product: MGLYQRWRRLRLPGLQTCVLHTAAVPTPPHWLAERLGLFEELWTAQVKRLASMAQKEHRTIKISLPGGQKVDAVAWNTTPYQLAQQISSTLADTAVAAQVNGELYDLERPLETDSDLRFLTFSSAEGKAVFWHSSTHVLGAAAEQLLGAVLCRGPSTEYGFYHDFFLGKERTVRGSELPALERICRELTAAAQPFRRLEVSQDQLRQLFKDNPFKLHLIEEKVTGPTATVYGCGMLVDLCRGPHLRHTGQIGGLKLLTNSSSLWRSSGAPETLQRVSGISFPTAKELRAWEEWKEEAELRDHRRIGKAQELFFFHELSPGSCFFLPRGTRVYNALVAFIKAEYTRRGFSEVKTPMLFSTKLWELSGHWEHYQKDMFALQPPGSDRLASSLSDHSASRPTDTIALKPMNCPAHCLMFAHRPRSWRELPLRLADFGALHRAEASGSLGGLTRLRCFQQDDAHIFCAPDQLEAEIRGCLDFLRSVYAVLGFSFRLALSTRPSGFLGEPCLWDQAEQVLQRALEEFGEPWDLSPGDGAFYGPKIDVHLHDALGRPHQCGTIQLDFQLPLRFDLQYKGQAGVLERPVLIHRAVLGSVERMLGVLAESCGGKWPLWLSPFQVLVIPVGTEQEEYAREVQQRLQAAGLVCDLDADSGLTLSRRVRRAQLAHYNFQFVVGQKEQSERTVNIRTRDNRQLGEQDLTEAVQRLLELQNTRVADAEAVF
- the TARS2 gene encoding threonine--tRNA ligase, mitochondrial isoform X1, whose amino-acid sequence is MGLYQRWRRLRLPGLQTCVLHTVREAAVPTPPHWLAERLGLFEELWTAQVKRLASMAQKEHRTIKISLPGGQKVDAVAWNTTPYQLAQQISSTLADTAVAAQVNGELYDLERPLETDSDLRFLTFSSAEGKAVFWHSSTHVLGAAAEQLLGAVLCRGPSTEYGFYHDFFLGKERTVRGSELPALERICRELTAAAQPFRRLEVSQDQLRQLFKDNPFKLHLIEEKVTGPTATVYGCGMLVDLCRGPHLRHTGQIGGLKLLTNSSSLWRSSGAPETLQRVSGISFPTAKELRAWEEWKEEAELRDHRRIGKAQELFFFHELSPGSCFFLPRGTRVYNALVAFIKAEYTRRGFSEVKTPMLFSTKLWELSGHWEHYQKDMFALQPPGSDRLASSLSDHSASRPTDTIALKPMNCPAHCLMFAHRPRSWRELPLRLADFGALHRAEASGSLGGLTRLRCFQQDDAHIFCAPDQLEAEIRGCLDFLRSVYAVLGFSFRLALSTRPSGFLGEPCLWDQAEQVLQRALEEFGEPWDLSPGDGAFYGPKIDVHLHDALGRPHQCGTIQLDFQLPLRFDLQYKGQAGVLERPVLIHRAVLGSVERMLGVLAESCGGKWPLWLSPFQVLVIPVGTEQEEYAREVQQRLQAAGLVCDLDADSGLTLSRRVRRAQLAHYNFQFVVGQKEQSERTVNIRTRDNRQLGEQDLTEAVQRLLELQNTRVADAEAVF